From Microbacterium rhizosphaerae:
GTCGCTCCTCTTGCGATTCCCCAGATCCGCGAAGCGCTCATGCCCGCACAGGGGCCTGGGTTCGACCCGGACGGGTTCCTGCGGGGCGAGAACACGCTCTACCTCATCGGATCCGGCGCGGGAGCGGGTGCAATGGGTGGCTTCCTCTCCGCCATCCTCGACGACGTCGTGGAAGTCGCGAGACGACGTGCGCTCGCCTCCGACGGAGCCCGGCTCCCGCATCCTCTCGGCTTGATCCTCGATGAGATCGCGAACATGTTCCGATGGTCGGCGCTCCCCCGCGTGATGGCCGAGGGTGGCGGCCGCGGGATCTGCACGTTCGTCGTCCTTCAAGCGCTCTCACAAGCCGAAACAGCATGGTCGCGCGCGGAGGCTGACACCATCTGGTCTGCCGCAACCGCGAAGGTGCTCCTGGGCGGCGCCTCGCACGTTCAGCACCTGCGCGACATCGAAACGTTGCTCGGTTCCCGTGACAGGCAGCGCAACGAGCGCTCCTGGTCCACTCGCCAGCCCGGCAGCTCCGTGTCAGAGCGTCACGATCGCCTGCCGGTCATGACAGTGGACGAGATCCGTCGGATGCCCCCAACGGCCGGGCTTCTCGCGTACCGAAACCGCAGAGGCGTGCTTCTCGATCTCGCGGGGTGGGACGAGCGCAGCGACGCCCGCCACATCAAAGCCGGCAAGACCAAGACCGAGGCCGAGCAACGCGATGTGTTCGCGAGGGCGTACACCGCCCGGACGGCCGCCCCACCGATGCCCGAATTTCAGCGAGAAGAGGATGCGTCGTGAGCAACCGTCGACGGCGTCCCTGGGGGAATCGCTACCGATCCGGCTACCTCCGCTCGCGAGTGTGGCTCACGCGTCGGAACCGGTGGTTCGCCGAGCAGCACGACCGTGCCATTCCCCTGACGTGCGCTGCGTGCGGACGCCCAGCGCGCCCGAGAGACCTCGAGCTGCATCACCTCGAGTATCGCGGCGTGATCGAAGGCAAGCACGGATGGATCTCATGCGAGCAACACGAAGACCTCGTGCCCCTCCATCCCCTGTGCCATGAGCTGCTTCACCGGCTCATTGATCGCGATCGAGTGCTGGGCGGGATGCGAGGGCGGCGCGACGCATCGCGAATCGCGCTTGTGCGCCTTCGACAGAAGCTCACACGCAGCGAGGCATCTCATGGATGAGCACCCCGAGGGCATCAGCGTCGAGGAGCTCGTCGCCTCCCTCCAGCTTGGTGACCTTCGGATACTCAATCGGGATGCGTCGTCCGCAGACCTTGGCGCGCAACCCGTGAACTGGCGCGAGCTGAAGGACGACGACGCACGCGCGACGTGGGATG
This genomic window contains:
- a CDS encoding type IV secretory system conjugative DNA transfer family protein — translated: MYVSIEDSVALEGPPRAGKGYRVLISAILDWAGPLITTSTTSDNLTATMHMRMQRGEVHVFDPQGLAGVRHTLRISPIVGCEDPLVAVQRGQAVVTGTALGSSSTNQEWADVAATVLSRLLHAAALTGGTVADLYKWGSTPALAHDAVRILRSESAAAPGWADGLEAVLVGDVKLLSSTWFGVQAAVAPLAIPQIREALMPAQGPGFDPDGFLRGENTLYLIGSGAGAGAMGGFLSAILDDVVEVARRRALASDGARLPHPLGLILDEIANMFRWSALPRVMAEGGGRGICTFVVLQALSQAETAWSRAEADTIWSAATAKVLLGGASHVQHLRDIETLLGSRDRQRNERSWSTRQPGSSVSERHDRLPVMTVDEIRRMPPTAGLLAYRNRRGVLLDLAGWDERSDARHIKAGKTKTEAEQRDVFARAYTARTAAPPMPEFQREEDAS